The Gemmatimonadaceae bacterium genome segment GTGCCCCTCATCGGCGGCGCGCTGTTTGGCCTCGACCCGCAGGCGCGCAGCGACTTCGGCTACAACGCCCTCGACAAAGTGACCCGCATCGCCAAGCTCATCATCAGGCTGCACTACGGGAAGAGGCCGCGCTACTCGTACTTCATCGGCTGCTCGAACGGGGGCCGCCAGGGGATGGTCGCCTCGCAGCGTTTCCCCGAACACTTCGACGGCATCGTCGCCGGCAATCCAGGTTTCAACCTGCCCAAAGCTGGGGTCGCCGAAGCATGGGATTCTCAAGCGTTCGCCGGCGCGGCGACACAACTAGACGTGGGCGGGCAGCCGTATCTGCCGACTTCGTTCTCTTTCGCCGACCTCGCGCTGGCGGCAAATGCCGTCCTGAACGGGTGCGACGGGCTGGACGGATTGGCGGACGGCATCGTCAACAACTTCCCGGCCTGCCGCTTCGACCCTTCGACGCTCCAGTGTCCGGGGGCGAAGGATGCGACGTGCCTCTCGGCGGAACAGGTGACGGCCTTGAAGACAGTCTTCCGGGGCGCCAGGAATTCCTGGGGTCGCAGGCTCTATGCGGACTGGCCGTGGGACGCCGGGATCGGCACGCCCGGCTGGCGCGTGTGGAAGATCGGCTTCCCCGCGCCCCCCGGCGCCCCGCTCGTCAACAACGCGATCAACCTTACGCTGGGCGCGACGGCAGTGCCCTACGTCTTTGTGACGCCGCCCGACGCCGTCCCCGCGAGCGGCCTCGTCCAATACATGATGAACTTCAACTTCGA includes the following:
- a CDS encoding tannase/feruloyl esterase family alpha/beta hydrolase, which codes for MGQDGKPYAIGFHLRLPVDWNDRFFFQGGGGLDGNLGTALGTIGIGQPTNAVSRGYAVVSTDAGHTIEPVPLIGGALFGLDPQARSDFGYNALDKVTRIAKLIIRLHYGKRPRYSYFIGCSNGGRQGMVASQRFPEHFDGIVAGNPGFNLPKAGVAEAWDSQAFAGAATQLDVGGQPYLPTSFSFADLALAANAVLNGCDGLDGLADGIVNNFPACRFDPSTLQCPGAKDATCLSAEQVTALKTVFRGARNSWGRRLYADWPWDAGIGTPGWRVWKIGFPAPPGAPLVNNAINLTLGATAVPYVFVTPPDAVPASGLVQYMMNFNFDLDAPRIFQTSGIYNESSMEFMSANSTDLREFRRRRGKLIIYHGGSDPVFSANDTIRWYERLMRDAPGHADHFARLFLVPGMNHCGGGPCTDLLDALAPLVDWVEHGRAPDKIIGAANPGSPWPGRTRPLCPYPTQAHYKGSGDINSAANFICREPRQGHDHDDRDD